A single Panthera tigris isolate Pti1 chromosome A3, P.tigris_Pti1_mat1.1, whole genome shotgun sequence DNA region contains:
- the CA3H20orf96 gene encoding uncharacterized protein C20orf96 homolog: MAHVFPKPNRSGIRSTVHNFQILDYVPWQRSKQKTKPSTLPPVLQSRGHKKSRVKALTSVPPALHSKSSTSMTSQLRQPQEMHREKLDSGKAQAKIRLMKTLLRNERNSLQELCSHEVFLTTLNWELVKAIQDMEDSSALNARAMLQQQDILATIVDILECSNKKKLRQLTCELKEWEEKEESKMKHLEQQVEQLNATIEKTQKEVNFLSTYMDREYPVKSVQIANLVRQLQQIKDSQQDELDDLNEMRRKVLESLSEQIQRKKKNLLRSLVVKNQQRHQEALLQKIRDGQDMLKCRGKFREFISQFEEEIPILKAEVGRLKVQVQEPRETVFADVLLRRPKCPPDMDVILNIPVEELLPF, encoded by the exons ATGGCCCATGTCTTTCCAAA ACCCAACCGCTCTGGGATTCGCTCCACAGTCCACAACTTCCAGATTCTG GATTATGTTCCATGGCAGCGGTCCAAGCAGAAAACCAAGCCATCTACTCTGCCTCCAGTCCTACAATCCAGAGGCCACAAGAAGAGCAGAGTGAAGGCTTTGACTAGTGTCCCGCCAG CGTTGCATTCCAAGTCCTCCACGTCGATGACAAGCCAGCTGAGGCAGCCACAAGAAATGCACAGAGAGAAGCTGGACTCTGGGAAGGCACAGGCCAAAATCCGGCTAATGAAG ACGTTGCTCAGGAACGAGCGAAACTCACTCCAGGAGCTGTGCAGCCATGAGGTCTTCCTCACCACGCTCAACTGGGAGCTGGTCAAGGCCATCCAGGACATGGAGGACAGCTCGGCCCTGAACGCGCGCGCGATGCTGCAGCAGCAGGACATCCTCGCG ACCATCGTGGACATCTTGGAGTGCTCCAACAAGAAGAAGCTGCGGCAGCTGACGTGTGAACTGAAGgagtgggaggagaaggaggaatcCAAGATGAAGC ACCTGGAGCAGCAGGTGGAACAGCTGAACGCCACGATCGAGAAGACCCAGAAGGAAGTGAACTTCCTGAGCACGTACATGGACCGCGAGTACCCTGTCAAGTCGGTCCAGATTGCCAACCTTGTGCGCCAGCTGCAGCAGATAAAGGACAGCCAGCAG GATGAGCTGGATGACCTTAATGAGATGCGCAGAAAGGTCCTGGAGTCTTTGTCCGAGCAGattcagaggaagaagaaaaaccttCTGAGATCTCTGGTGGTG AAAAACCAGCAGCGCCATCAGGAGGCTCTTCTGCAGAAGATCCGGGATGGGCAGGACATGCTGAAATGCAGGGGCAAGTTCAGAGAA TTTATCAGCCAGTTTGAGGAGGAAATACCCATCCTAAAGGCCGAGGTGGGGCGGCTCAAGGTCCAAGTCCAGGAGCCCCGAGAGACCGTGTTTGCGGATGTTCTGCTTCGGAGACCCAA gtgccccccagacaTGGACGTCATCCTCAACATCCCTGTGGAGGAACTGCTCCCCTTCTAG